From Methanofollis sp., one genomic window encodes:
- a CDS encoding DUF5400 family protein has translation MDMTYQVIALALLVGSVVTGFITFRMQGMKLAIHFGAIMLALLATLAAVATGMPALVSAAAVLQVIVAVTAFTQLWETLKYTFQTSPGYGAHMALVTMLPVFAVAAVAL, from the coding sequence ATGGACATGACCTATCAGGTGATCGCCCTCGCGCTCCTCGTCGGCAGCGTCGTCACGGGCTTCATTACCTTCAGGATGCAGGGCATGAAGCTCGCCATCCACTTCGGCGCCATCATGCTCGCCCTCCTCGCCACCCTGGCGGCGGTCGCGACCGGCATGCCGGCCCTCGTCTCCGCCGCCGCGGTCCTCCAGGTGATCGTCGCCGTCACGGCCTTCACGCAGCTCTGGGAGACCCTGAAGTACACCTTCCAGACCTCGCCGGGCTACGGGGCGCACATGGCCCTCGTGACGATGCTCCCGGTCTTCGCCGTCGCGGCGGTGGCCCTGTAA